Proteins encoded within one genomic window of Blastocatellia bacterium:
- a CDS encoding AAA family ATPase, protein MVATLKEHARMDVTQLDPSLMSPSAQMFNDQLAARIVGQERAVRALVGLYQLYLAGMTQPFRPIGTLLFLGPTGTGKTRVVEAAAEILFGDPYAMVKVDCAEFQHSHEIAKLIGSPPGYLGHRETEPAFTQERIDRFQTPENQFTFVLFDEIEKASDSLWLLLLGILDKATLTLGDNRKVDFSRCIICMTSNLGAKEMESLMSVKVGFGPPTASPRLNEYTDEKIYHTAIAAARRKFSPEFMNRIDKAVVFRPLREEQLRKIVELELKQVQERMNRRFARPLTMRFTARAKQRLLEEGCDYRYGARHLKRAIERYIVFPLANLVATGQLVGGEEIQIDAQPMQDELVFTRIKDAPLHISRAQTEAKRGQFTPFLPQPFLAP, encoded by the coding sequence ATGGTGGCGACACTCAAAGAACATGCTCGGATGGATGTGACACAATTAGACCCCAGCCTGATGAGCCCATCAGCGCAGATGTTCAACGACCAACTCGCTGCTCGCATTGTTGGACAAGAGCGGGCAGTCCGCGCGTTGGTCGGCCTCTATCAACTTTATTTGGCCGGCATGACACAGCCCTTTCGGCCCATCGGGACGTTGTTATTCCTCGGACCAACGGGAACAGGGAAAACGCGGGTCGTTGAAGCAGCCGCGGAAATTCTGTTCGGTGATCCCTATGCGATGGTCAAAGTGGATTGCGCTGAATTTCAACACAGTCATGAAATCGCCAAGCTGATCGGCTCGCCACCCGGTTACCTGGGCCATCGGGAAACCGAGCCGGCATTCACCCAAGAACGCATTGATCGTTTCCAAACGCCCGAAAACCAATTTACCTTTGTGTTGTTCGACGAGATCGAAAAAGCTTCTGACAGCTTATGGCTGCTGTTGCTGGGTATCTTGGACAAAGCTACATTGACGCTGGGGGATAATCGAAAAGTTGATTTTTCTCGCTGCATCATTTGTATGACCTCTAATCTCGGCGCCAAAGAAATGGAATCGCTCATGTCAGTCAAAGTCGGCTTTGGCCCGCCGACCGCCAGCCCACGCTTGAATGAATATACCGACGAGAAGATTTACCACACGGCGATTGCAGCGGCTCGGAGAAAGTTTTCCCCGGAGTTCATGAATCGGATTGATAAAGCCGTCGTCTTTCGGCCACTGCGTGAAGAGCAGCTTCGGAAGATCGTGGAGTTGGAATTGAAACAGGTTCAAGAGCGCATGAATCGGCGCTTCGCTCGCCCGTTGACAATGAGATTCACGGCGCGCGCTAAACAACGGTTGCTTGAGGAAGGCTGCGATTATCGCTATGGCGCGCGCCACCTGAAACGGGCCATTGAACGCTACATCGTCTTTCCGTTAGCCAACCTGGTTGCTACGGGTCAGCTTGTCGGCGGAGAAGAGATTCAAATTGACGCACAACCGATGCAAGACGAGTTGGTATTCACGCGAATCAAAGACGCACCTTTGCACATCTCACGCGCGCAGACAGAAGCCAAGCGTGGTCAGTTTACCCCGTTTCTGCCGCAACCGTTTCTAGCGCCTTAA
- the def gene encoding peptide deformylase produces MMLNILKYGDPRLEQPSEPVTEFNGELAKLVHDMFETMYAARGVGLAAPQVGVLKRLFVMDCSGGTDPKQKYVFINPQIISTEGEQVGEEGCLSFPGIYLKVTRPKRVLATAYDLNGKPFTVDAMDLAARCIAHETDHLDGELFLDLVSAIKRDFVQRKIKKLIKAGEW; encoded by the coding sequence ATGATGCTGAACATACTCAAATACGGCGATCCACGACTGGAACAGCCGTCCGAGCCGGTAACCGAGTTTAACGGAGAACTGGCCAAACTCGTGCATGATATGTTTGAAACGATGTACGCTGCTCGCGGCGTTGGGCTGGCGGCGCCGCAAGTGGGCGTGTTGAAACGCCTCTTTGTGATGGATTGCAGCGGCGGCACAGACCCAAAACAAAAGTACGTCTTCATCAATCCTCAGATCATCTCCACGGAAGGCGAGCAGGTCGGAGAAGAAGGTTGCTTGAGTTTCCCCGGCATCTATCTGAAAGTGACTCGTCCCAAACGAGTGCTTGCTACGGCGTATGATCTCAATGGCAAGCCATTCACGGTTGATGCGATGGACTTGGCAGCCCGCTGCATTGCCCACGAAACTGATCATCTGGACGGTGAATTGTTCCTTGATCTGGTCAGCGCAATCAAACGCGATTTTGTACAGCGAAAAATTAAAAAGCTGATCAAAGCGGGAGAATGGTAA
- the fmt gene encoding methionyl-tRNA formyltransferase — protein sequence MRIIFMGTPDVAVPTLERIIEAGHTVEAVFTQPDRPVGRHQTLMPPPIKRAALAHGLPVYQPAQIKTDEVRQQFLAVAPDVAVVVAYGRILPPWLLEIPRWGCINVHFSLLPKYRGAAPVNWAIACGETETGVTTMQMDAGLDTGPILLQKSCSIEPDETAPELAARLAVIGAELLVQTLALIEQGAITPQAQDHSQATLAPILKREDGLINWQMPAQHIHNRIRGFQPWPGAWTIFNGQRLIIWGANVVSADQPDERERAQRDAVTAPGTIVHAGKERLVIQCGDLSLLQIEELQLEGRRRMKTRDFLNGIRVDAGMQLGH from the coding sequence ATGCGGATTATTTTCATGGGCACGCCGGACGTGGCCGTGCCGACGCTGGAACGCATCATAGAAGCGGGTCATACGGTCGAAGCTGTGTTCACGCAACCTGACCGTCCGGTTGGGCGCCATCAGACACTGATGCCGCCGCCGATCAAGCGAGCTGCGCTGGCTCACGGGCTTCCTGTTTATCAACCGGCGCAAATCAAAACCGACGAAGTGCGCCAGCAGTTCCTCGCTGTGGCGCCGGACGTTGCGGTGGTGGTGGCTTACGGTCGGATTCTTCCGCCCTGGTTGCTGGAGATTCCTCGTTGGGGGTGCATTAACGTCCATTTCTCGTTGTTGCCAAAGTATCGCGGCGCAGCCCCTGTCAATTGGGCGATTGCTTGCGGCGAAACAGAAACAGGGGTCACGACGATGCAAATGGACGCTGGACTGGATACGGGGCCGATTCTGCTACAAAAGTCTTGTTCCATCGAACCCGACGAAACGGCTCCTGAACTAGCCGCGCGGCTGGCCGTCATCGGCGCTGAGCTGCTGGTGCAAACACTCGCCCTGATCGAACAGGGCGCCATCACGCCTCAGGCACAAGATCATTCTCAGGCAACGTTGGCGCCCATTCTGAAGCGTGAAGACGGCTTGATCAACTGGCAAATGCCAGCGCAGCACATCCACAACCGCATCCGCGGATTTCAACCCTGGCCCGGCGCGTGGACCATTTTCAACGGACAGCGATTGATTATCTGGGGCGCGAACGTTGTCTCTGCTGATCAACCGGACGAACGGGAGCGGGCGCAGCGCGATGCCGTCACAGCGCCGGGAACGATCGTTCATGCCGGCAAAGAGCGTCTCGTGATTCAATGCGGGGATTTGTCCCTATTGCAGATTGAAGAACTCCAGCTTGAAGGGAGACGACGCATGAAGACACGCGATTTCTTAAACGGCATTCGAGTGGATGCAGGCATGCAGCTCGGCCATTAG